In Dromaius novaehollandiae isolate bDroNov1 chromosome 14, bDroNov1.hap1, whole genome shotgun sequence, a genomic segment contains:
- the NDE1 gene encoding nuclear distribution protein nudE homolog 1, which translates to MEDSEGHHFSSVEEESRYWKELAMKYKQCAENTQEELREFQEGSREYEAELEAQLQQTESRNRDLLSENNRLQMELESVKEKIEMQHSEGYRQISALEDDLAQTKAIKDQLQKYIRELEQANDDLERAKRATIMSLEDFEQRLNQAIERNAFLESELDEKENLLESVQRLKDEARDLRQELAVQQKQEKPKTPMRPTVETERTDMAVQASLSVPSTPSVHRAPNMNISTPGTFRRGFEDSYSATPLTPAARISALNIVGDLLRKVGALESKLASCRNFVYDQSPSRTTVSMYMNRDVLETRLSPHQPLCDTGLVKRLEFGTRPSNIPGSMGHPSQGVVKMLL; encoded by the exons ATGGAAGACTCAGAAGGACATCACTTCAGCTCAGTGGAAGAGGAATCTAGATACTGGAAGGAGCTGGCTATGAAGTATAAGCAGTG TGCTGAGAATACGCAGGAGGAACTGCGCGAGTTCCAGGAAGGGAGTCGAGAGTATGAAGCTGAACTGGAGGCTCAGCTGCAACAAACAGAGTCCAGAAACAGAGACCTTCTGTCAGAAAACAATCGTCTGCAAATGGAACTGGAGTCAGTTAAG GAAAAGATTGAAATGCAACATTCAGAAGGCTACAGGCAAATCTCCGCACTGGAAGATGACCTGGCACAGACAAAAGCTATTAAAGATCAACTTCAGAAGTATATTCGAGAACTTGAGCAAGCCAATGATGACTTGGAAAGAGCAAAAAG AGCCACTATAATGTCTTTGGAGGATTTTGAACAGCGTTTAAACCAGGCTAttgaaagaaatgcttttctgGAGAGTGAACTGGATGAGAAAGAGAATCTTCTGGAGTCTGTGCAGCGCCTGAAAGATGAAGCTAGAG ATCTACGACAAGAGCTTGCGGTGCAGCAGAAACAGGAGAAACCCAAAACACCAATGCGACCCACTGTGGAAACAGAAAGAACAGACATGGCAGTGCAAGCATCCTTATCTGTGCCTTCAACCCCTTCGGTACACCGGGCACCCAACATGAACATATCCACCCCTGGGACATTTAGGAGAG GTTTTGAGGACAGTTACAGTGCAACCCCTCTCACACCTGCTGCCAGAATATCTGCACTTAACATCGTGGGAGACTTGCTGCGGAAAGTAGGG GCTTTGGAGTCCAAACTTGCATCTTGCAGAAACTTTGTGTATGACCAGTCCCCAAGCAGAACCACAGTGTCCATGTACATGAACAGAGATGTCCTTGAAACACGCCTGAGTCCTCACCAGCCTCTGTGTGATACAGG GTTAGTGAAACGCCTAGAGTTTGGAACACGGCCTTCAAATATTCCTGGGTCAATGGGCCATCCCTCACAAGGTGTTGTCAAGATGCTGCTCTGA